In Zunongwangia profunda SM-A87, the following proteins share a genomic window:
- the murQ gene encoding N-acetylmuramic acid 6-phosphate etherase produces the protein MESKQPDTEKQSKYNDLEKMSTAQLLANINKEDQTIAKNVQNQLPAIEKLVDVIVKNMQKGGRLFYIGAGTSGRLGVLDASECPPTFGVTSDMVIGLIAGGDTALRNAVENAEDDTSQAWKDLQKYQISENDTLVGIAASGTTPYVIGGIKEARKRGISTGCVACSSGSPLGEASEFPIEVVTGPEFVTGSTRMKAGTAQKMVLNMITTSTMIKLGRVKGNRMVDMQLSNKKLVGRGAQMIMDELQVPETEAKDLLLKHGSVRNVLLNYQKELK, from the coding sequence ATGGAGAGTAAACAACCCGATACCGAAAAGCAATCAAAATATAATGATCTTGAAAAGATGAGCACAGCCCAATTGCTGGCAAACATCAACAAAGAAGATCAAACAATTGCTAAAAATGTACAAAACCAGTTACCGGCTATAGAAAAACTGGTAGATGTCATTGTTAAAAACATGCAGAAAGGAGGTCGGTTATTTTATATTGGTGCCGGCACCAGTGGGAGATTGGGGGTATTAGATGCTTCAGAATGTCCACCGACTTTTGGCGTAACTTCAGATATGGTCATTGGCTTAATTGCAGGTGGGGACACTGCTTTAAGAAATGCTGTAGAAAATGCAGAAGACGATACTTCTCAGGCCTGGAAAGATCTTCAGAAATATCAAATTTCAGAAAACGATACGCTTGTAGGTATTGCTGCTTCTGGAACAACCCCTTACGTGATAGGAGGAATTAAAGAAGCCAGAAAACGTGGGATTTCCACGGGATGTGTAGCCTGTAGTAGTGGAAGCCCTTTGGGAGAGGCTTCAGAATTTCCTATCGAAGTAGTTACCGGCCCTGAATTCGTTACCGGCAGTACCCGGATGAAAGCCGGTACCGCCCAAAAGATGGTTTTAAATATGATTACCACCAGTACTATGATAAAACTAGGCAGAGTAAAGGGAAATCGTATGGTAGACATGCAGCTTTCTAACAAGAAACTGGTGGGTCGCGGTGCACAAATGATTATGGATGAACTCCAGGTGCCGGAAACCGAAGCAAAAGATTTACTGCTGAAACACGGTAGTGTAAGAAATGTATTGCTGAATTACCAAAAAGAACTGAAATAA
- a CDS encoding family 20 glycosylhydrolase, with amino-acid sequence MEKPVVYDFVNDVIAELAKITDGPYLHIGGDEIEDEHYKEFVVKAEKIVRENGKTAIGWEEVTQAKVDDSFISQRWTGTTKSVVDTRIIESICKNFYLDHGNIPDQPNTYSWCKKDGVSLKNVYDFVSENKKAIGVEGALWTELVHSDATADDRLWPRSIAVAEVGWSSPKKKDYTEFVKRLGIHGKRLVYMGVNFYKTPDVPWNTTKIKGVFSTVEK; translated from the coding sequence ATGGAAAAGCCGGTGGTTTATGATTTTGTAAACGATGTTATTGCCGAACTTGCCAAAATTACCGATGGGCCTTATCTTCATATTGGAGGAGATGAAATCGAAGATGAACACTATAAGGAATTTGTAGTAAAAGCTGAAAAAATAGTACGTGAAAACGGTAAAACAGCCATTGGTTGGGAAGAAGTTACCCAGGCTAAGGTAGACGATTCGTTTATTAGTCAGCGTTGGACGGGAACCACCAAAAGTGTGGTGGATACCAGAATAATCGAATCGATTTGTAAAAATTTCTATTTAGATCACGGGAATATTCCCGATCAGCCAAACACGTATAGCTGGTGTAAAAAAGACGGAGTTTCTTTAAAAAACGTATACGATTTTGTGTCTGAAAATAAGAAAGCAATAGGTGTAGAGGGAGCCCTTTGGACAGAGCTTGTCCATAGCGATGCCACCGCAGACGATCGTCTTTGGCCACGAAGTATTGCCGTTGCAGAAGTGGGATGGTCTTCGCCTAAAAAGAAAGATTATACGGAGTTTGTTAAACGTTTAGGTATACATGGTAAACGACTGGTTTATATGGGTGTTAACTTTTATAAAACCCCAGATGTGCCATGGAATACAACAAAAATTAAAGGAGTATTTTCAACAGTAGAAAAATAA